Proteins co-encoded in one Bacteroidota bacterium genomic window:
- a CDS encoding NAD-dependent epimerase/dehydratase family protein: MATEKILVVGSNGQIGTELVAKLRNIFGGSNVIASDLREPVLHGSDGPFEILDILDKAKFAEVVKKHGVTQVYLLAALLSASAEKDHHFAWKLNMESLYTVLDAAIEFKFNKVFWPSSIAVFGPTTPRDMTPQYTIMEPNTIYGITKQVGERLCEYYYNKFKVDVRSIRYPGLIGWKSAPGGGTTDYAVHIYHAALKEKHYTCFLSADTKLPMLYMPDALRATISLMEAPAEKVKIRGSYNVAGISFSPKEIAENIQKHIPDFKMDYVASDPRQAIADSWPRSINDSEARNDWGWSHLYDLDAMTKDMLENLQEAVTR; this comes from the coding sequence ATGGCAACTGAAAAAATATTAGTAGTAGGCTCTAATGGGCAAATAGGTACCGAACTCGTAGCAAAATTAAGAAACATTTTCGGAGGATCAAATGTAATCGCATCCGACTTAAGAGAACCAGTGCTGCATGGTTCCGATGGACCCTTTGAAATATTAGATATATTGGACAAAGCAAAATTTGCAGAGGTTGTAAAAAAGCATGGTGTAACACAAGTGTATCTTTTGGCAGCATTGCTATCAGCGAGTGCAGAGAAGGATCACCATTTTGCGTGGAAGCTCAATATGGAGAGTTTGTATACAGTGCTCGATGCAGCAATTGAATTCAAATTCAACAAAGTGTTTTGGCCCAGTAGTATCGCAGTTTTTGGCCCTACCACGCCCAGAGATATGACCCCACAATATACCATTATGGAACCCAATACTATATATGGTATTACCAAGCAAGTGGGTGAAAGATTATGCGAATACTATTATAATAAATTCAAAGTGGATGTTCGCAGCATTCGTTATCCTGGCTTGATTGGTTGGAAGTCGGCACCAGGCGGTGGTACTACAGATTATGCGGTACATATATATCATGCCGCACTTAAAGAAAAACATTATACTTGTTTCCTTTCAGCAGATACAAAACTGCCGATGTTATATATGCCTGATGCTTTAAGAGCAACTATTAGTTTGATGGAAGCACCTGCAGAGAAAGTAAAAATACGTGGTAGTTATAATGTAGCCGGGATTAGTTTTTCGCCCAAAGAAATTGCAGAAAATATACAAAAACATATACCCGATTTTAAAATGGATTATGTGGCAAGCGACCCTCGCCAAGCCATTGCCGATTCATGGCCCCGTAGCATTAACGATAGCGAAGCCCGAAACGATTGGGGTTGGAGCCATCTGTACGATTTGGACGCAATGACAAAAGATATGCTCGAAAATTTGCAAGAAGCAGTAACACGATAA